CCAATGAGGAAGTGACCAGGAGTAAGCGATGAGAGGTCGTCCGGAGTGTCGGTTAAAGGAATGAGTGGGCGAGAGTTCAATACAGATTCAATCTGTGCAACGATGGTCAGGAGTTGGTCCATTGAGAAAGCCTTTTGTCCCATTATGCGACGAAAATGATACTTAAAGGACTTCACTCCGGCTTCCCAGAGGCCACCAAAGTGTGGTGAGCGGGCTGGGATGAAGCGAAAGATGATGCCGTGTCCTGCGCAGAATTCGCCCCATTCCTTCGACTTGAATTGTTGCTGGAACTCCTTCCGAAGTCGACGCAATTCGCGATCCGCCCCGACGAAAGCGGTTGCATTGTCGCAGTGCAATTCGAGAACGCGGCCACGACTGGCGACAAAACGTTTGACGGCGTTGATGCACGCGACGGTCGACAAGTCAGCGACGACTTCGAGATGCACGGCCTTCACCACCAAGCAGACGAACAACGCAACGTAAACTTTAACCGACGCACCTTTCCCAAACAGCGGACGAACGAAAAACGGCCCACAGTAGTCCATTCCTGAATAGGTAAAAGCTCGGGCTGGTTTTAGGCGTACTGATGGTAGAGGTGCCAtgatttggtttgtagttgtaGGATTGCACCTGAAGCAGATTACGCACTGGCGTACAATCTTCCGAGCTAACTCTCGACCCCGTAGTGGCCAAAAACGTTGGCGAATTGTTGCAAGGAGAAGTGAAGGTCCTCCATGAAGTGTCTGCAAATGAATCGATCTAGCAATCAACAAGCTCAGTTGATGATTTGCCGGCAACAGAATTGGATGTCGAGTATCGAACGgtgcattcaaattttttaaacgtcCATCAATCCGAAGAAGTCCGAATTCATCCATCATAATATTCAGATTTTTGAGTGGCGATTTCGAGGCGAGTGAGACAGCATTGCCAGACTTGGTGTGGCTATGCAAACGGACTTCCGTGGGAAATTCCTGGTGCTGTGCAATTCGAATAAGGGACTTGAGTGTAATGTCTACTTCTTCAGGCGACAAGGATGATGGAATACGCTCATTTTCCGGAAGTTTGCAGTTTTTTCGAAAGCGATAACAGTAGGAAACGACTCGTAATAACTTTGCTAGCTCCGAAAATCGAGTGAAGATGTTGAAGTTTTCTTCTATTGCGTGAAGAGAAACCATTGGACGCATTTCCACTTCCAGTTCGGGTTTAAATGGTATCGATACAACGCCTTCCGGCCACATTTCGACGGGGGAGGAAAGAAATTCTGGACCATGCCACCACAGCTTGTCGTGCAGGATCTGGCTTGCGAGCATTCCTCGGGAAATACGATCAGCAGGGTTCAATTCCGTCGATATGTGCCTCCATTTGGAACCCTTTGTAAGACGTTGAATctctgcaactcgattggagaCGAAAACTTTCCAACAGTTAGATCGGGAATTGATCCAGTGAAGAACGACTGTTGAATCCGTCCAAAATGTTACGGATCCGGTGATTCTTGTGTTCGTTAGCAGATTGTGAACCAATTGGCTGCCAAGAAGAGCTGCGCACAGCTCCAAGCGAGGAATAGATTGACCACGAAGTGGAGCGACACGAGATTTTGAGGTGAGAAGGTACGAGTGCAGTTGGTTTTGTTCGTCAGATGATACAATGTAGACGCAGCAACCGTAACCTTTCTGCGACGCATCACAAAAACAGTGGATCGTGTATTGTTGTAGTGTGTTCCGCAAAACTCTTCGAGGGATTTGTAACGATGACAGCTCCTTAATGTCGCTACGATATTTCTTCCACCATAGTGCCGACTCTTCtgcaagctcagaatcccaCGATAGATCAGCCTCCCAGAGGGTTTGAACGAACATCTTCGCGTTGACGACTACAGGCCCCAAAAGTCCAAGGGGATCAAACAGCTGAGACATCTCAGAAACCACAATACGCTTGGTAACAATATCAAGCTCTGAGAGAGCAGGGATCTTGAATTTGAAGACATCCTCCTGGGGAAACCATAACAAACCCAAGGTTTTGACTGCTTGAGAACGATCCAGCTCTAGTTCTGTTGATGTCTCCCAAAACTCTTCCGGAACGCCACTGAGAACTGTTTTGTAGTTTGACGCCCATTTTCGCAGAACAAATCCAGCCGACTTCAACATTTCCATTAGTTGCTTGCAGGTTTCTATCATCGTGTCGTGGTCGTCGTGTCCAGAAATTATGTCGTCTACGTATGTGCCCTTTTGAATCACAGGTACGGCAAGAGGATACCGACTTCCCTCGTCGATAGCGAGTTGGTTAAGCACACGAGCAGCGTGAAATGGCGAACTTGCAAGACCGTAAGTAACAGTTTTCAACTGGTAGGTGCTGATTGGGTCAGTTGGGCTTCTGCGCCAAAGAATTTGCTGGAATTTCCGGTCATCAGGGTGGACCCAAATCTGCCGGAACATTTTCTCTGCATCGGCGGTAATGGCGAACAATGGCAGGCGAAAATTAACGACAGTAGAGAAAAGAGCTGGCTGAACTGTTGGTCCGGTGTAGAGAGCGTCGTTGAGCGACAGAGCGGCTGCTCCACGACAGGAACCGTCGAATACCACTCGTGTTTTGGTAGTCGTACTTTCTGGACGCTGGATGGCATGGTGAGGAAGAAAAAACTGTGGGCTACGCGGCGCGTCGCGAATCAACTCCATGTGACCCAAACTCTCGTACTCTGACATGAAAGCTGAATAGCTGTGATGCAAATCTTGGTTGGCAGCGAATCTCTTTTCCATTTGCTGGAATCTTCGAAGAGCAGCGGTGTATGAATCGCCAAGCATCGAGACCTTCTCTTCCTTGAGTGGAAGGCGAACGATATAACGACCTGTATCGTCATGGGAAACGGTAGTTTTAAAGTGATCTTCGCAGTGTTGTTCGTCAGGAGTAAGAGCTTTACCGTCATCGAAGTTTTCAACTTCCCAAAACCTCTGAAGTTGAGTATCGAGGCTATCGTCAACGCAGATGTGGCATGCTTGCAGTTCTCTAGGCTCTGCATTTGTCTGCTTCAATGTGCCACAAACGATGTATCCGAGGACCGTTTTCTGTAGCGTTGGAAACTCGGAACCAAGGGAAAATTGCTGGTGTTGAAGAAGGTCGAAGAACAGAGCAGCTCCAATGATGATATCAACACCTTGGCTAATGTTGAACTGCGGATCTGCAAGCGGTAGATGTTTTGGAATCTTCCAGCGAGAGGTGTCAATGTGATGGCTGGGTAGAGAGACGGTAAGCTTTGGCAGTACGAGACAGTCTAACTGAGTAGCGAAAGTTTCAAAACGTGAAGCAATGGCTAACGTAACACCATAGCGAACGTTGACGATGGATTGCCCTATTCCACTAACTGGTGAATTGAGTTTGTTCCGCTTCAAACGTAGTTTCTGACAGAGGGCTTCCGAAATGAAGCTAGGTTGAGaaccactatcgagcaatgctCTGGCAAAAACGTATTTATTATCTGCATCTCTCACTTTTATCACTGCTGTTGACAAGATAACTATTGACTGCTGTAGTTGGGTGTTTATTTCCGCACTTTGGCAGGCGGTAGAGGGAGGATTATCAACGGAAACGACCGACGGCGTTGGGAAAGGATCGACACGCGACGATAACGGAAACGACGAATCAGGTGGTGAGGCAGACGAATTTTGTTCGGACAGAttgctttcggcaaaattcgaTACGAGATGCGACATTTGGCACGAATGCGACGAAGTTGCTTCAGCGGAATTGTGAACTGGCACAGGGCGATTAGTAGATGCTGCTGGTTGTGAACCAGAAGCCGACGGAAATGGAGGCAGGTGTAGCAACGAGTGATGCCTCTTCGAACAACTTTTACAGGATCCGCTGGAGCAATTTCTGGCTTGATGTGTTCCCTTTAGACAGTTTATGCAAAGGCCATTCTTTTTGACAAGTTCAAAACGGAGTTGAGGAGAAAGTGCTCGAAATTGTTCACACTGGAACAGGAAATGCGCTTGCTTACAACAGGCACACCTGGGCGCATTATCAGAGACGACATGTGACACAATTGATCTGGATTTCGTTAGCTTATTCTCGGATTGGGTAGTTGCCGATTGGGAGAGCTTTAGGGTTTGTACTATTCGCGATCTTCTGTGGATAAACTCGAGAAGTTGATGGTATTGAGGGTATTCGTCAAAGGCTGATACTAATGTTTCCCACTCGCGAAGTGTTGCAGCATCAAGACATTGGCTCAATCGTTCGATAAGAAATGAATTCCAGTGGTTCTCAGCGCCTTCGAGTTTATCCAACAGAGATACATGGCGATCAAATTCGTCCGCAAGATCTGCAAGCCCCTGCGCAGACTCTTTTTTCAAGGAAGGAACGGAAAGTAAGGCAGACATGTGTCTCTTTATTAACAGGTTAGGTTTCTCATAACGTTCTTTCAATAGATTCCACGCTACCAAATAATTGTTGGCTGTAATCTCAAGCGCAGAAATAATTCGAGCTGCTTCACCAGAAATTGTAGCTCGTAAATAGTGCATTTTCTGTACAGCTGATAATTGCACACTTGAGTGAATGAGAGAGACGTAAAGATCGCGAAAGGATACCCAATCATCGAGATTTCCGGAAAAttcctttaatttaatttcaggtAAACGAACACTTGAAGAAATGGGCACAGTTGATGATGCAGCAGGGATTGAGGTAGGTAAGGGTGGTGGGGCAGGAATCTTACTTTGCAATGATGCTTTCAATTCATAATAAAGGGTTTGAAAATCTTGTCTTTCTTGCAAGAATTCTTCTTCAGCATCTTCCAAAACTTCTATCTCTTCTTGTGTTTCTTCAAATTCATGCCACAAAGCATCTAAACGCAATATGCGAATGGGCAACTGATCACTTTTACTTTGATCAAACGAatcattaaaagttttgatcaaatttgcagAACCCAAAATATTTGTCCGCCGACGataaagggttttcaatttgGCTAACTTATTATTCGCCTTCTTTGGTGGCGTCATAATGCTCAAATTCTTCTTAAAAGTAAGTCTCACGTACCTGCATGTGCTGCTACCACCTTACCCTAACCTCACTTTTGGTATGCGGTTCCTCACGTGTGCTGCTGACGTAGAATATGCCTCAAATTGTCTGCCACCGAATGGAGAGGCTGGCCCACTAGTGAtgttgacgacgacgacgacgaatgcTGGATGTTGATAGCTCAGCAACACGAACGAGCTAATGACGACTGCACTATGATGAAATCGACAGTGCTGAAGGTGATGACGACGATTATTACGAATTCAATTGCGCTGTGATGAAAGCGACGACAATGACTGCCTGATGTAGATGAATCAGCAGTAGCAACGATGTTGTTCCGCAGGATCGGATACTGGACCGAATTCCTTTGGTTCTGTGATTCCGAAAACGACGAAATGTAGTACCACGTGGTGGTCGCCTTGGTAGTGCAACTGCAATTCCCGGGTTTCGGCACCAAAATGTTTTGGGTAATCACCTGAGATTTCTGCTTCTGCTGCTCACGTTGGTTTCCTCTCCTCGGACGACGACTGGTTCCAGCTGGGGAAACTTCGGATCGGTTCCAGACGATCTTTTTTGCGGTCAAACAAGTTGGTCGATGTTGGCACAAAAATTGCTGACGTTCTCACCACGAGTGTAAAATTGTGTCATgttttttcctaactttgaCATTTATCATTTCAGGGATGCCAGTATTACAGAATTCATGGTAAGTACCAAGGTAAGTAGGTATTTATGGTAAGTGTACACGGAAAGTATAATGTaggtaaaatattaattttgttccAAGGTGAGTATAATTCTAGGTGAGGTAATGTGTAATTCAGtaataattcaaatttcttatttttaggttTAACTATTTTGTGTAGGTAATGTATGCCGCAACAGTTGGGTTTTTTTGAGTCGTacaattttgccataaaagtctgctcgggtatacATTTAGGCGTTTTAGGCTATCACTGCGACCagttagttgatctattgtagtTTAACTTATAGTTGCATAAGGAAAGGCGaaattattttcagtatttATATCGAAACAAGAAACATTTGTAATATACAATTGACCttagaatttatgtttaaaaagaaGCTATAtggtaaaattacaacaaatttggCTATCACGCCTTGAGGGTCAATTTTGCTTGATTCCAAGTAGTACATAGCACAAATGAGAGAAACAATTTGCGCACATGGTTGGCATAATTAAGCcaatttttgcttgttttgagGCCCAAACGATTCCTCATTTTTCGGATGCTTTGAAAGCAATTGGATGCCAGATTTTGCTgtctaagaaattcttttgatgcCTTGAATAAGCATCATTTTGCTTTCCAAGCTCTCgaaaaacgaggtgtagttagggtctcagttttagcaaaatttggtatcactttgctaaccaagtatagaaatttgtgctctcatttttgctgtgtaccaccttatgtcaagcaaaatgagagcaactttggctctcagggcgtgatagcaaaatttgctataattttgccataaaagtctgctcgggaaagcactgaccacactgacatgacacttagaacaaaaattcaaccattttctgtctaattttttgttgtcagattttgcaggttcgcaataccgacggtaggtggtgaacctgaaaaatttgacaaaaaatgccctgtaggaaaaatggtcctgtttagcccgattttatcgtagaaattgcgtgttttatttttaaagttgggtggcatttcctaactgggatagcatttcttcaaatcgatcaatgcgcactctggaatcggcattgcgtactgttggaaaaattatccagaaaacgaaatcgagtgtccagtcagtatggtcagtggtaaaagcgctacgacaaaaaaaaaactcggatcgattggaatcgattttaacagttcttttgtatcgattggaattttttgttttgagacgtcgcttctcttacatgtaggttcactaatttgaaagctaaattttgctggttttagTCCcactgactttccagcaaaatttccagcaatttaaattgctgcgTAAAATAGAGTCTTACCTGtattcagcgtacgaaaacaaacaaactctaATGTGACAACTCGAtcgctgattttccagcaaactgatcaattgctggaaagtccggAACCGGAAACCggaaaccgattgctgatttttcagcaaaaatgacaagaacacaaccgattgctgaaaaatccagcaattcgaaaaccgattgctggttacAGCAAACATTTCGGATTGATGAACGtatccagcaattttttttgctggaaattaaggcaaaaatttactgtgttggACAAAAAACtaacagaaattgaaggaggaggatgcagccacctaaaatacagatgaAACTATAAAAGGGtttccacgatgaaattgccacactataaaattgctctaactttttaactgttgggtagaattcaatgaaaatttgggtgaattcagttcatagtgcattgtttacatcctgcaagttttaaagtcctgtgattaaaactcgcggaaatgttgtcgaaagaacagctcgtgcgtgataaaatcttgcacATTCATCATTCACGATAACAAAGATCTTTCGCATCGTTCCATTgttaaaacgttgggaatcgctaATTCCACGGgttcgcgagtgattaagcggttcgtggaacgattgaccaccgatcggaagcccagaagtgaaggaaaaagtatttcgtacaatatcaaaaaatcacAATCACTATGTTGGGACCTTCAACTAAAACCCGAaggcctccgttcgggatgtgactaagaagctgcacctaagccgatgTTTTGTCCAGAAaaccaaaactaaggctgggcttcgaacgtacaaggggcccctaatcgcgatgagaggcagaacaagtccgccaaaacccgtgccaggacgTTGTAGCTCAACATGCTGacaaaagttgaatgctgcatcatggacgacgaaacatatgtcaaggccgacttcaaactgatccccggcaacctgtttttcacggccaaggataagttcagcgttccgaataaattcctggtttggcaagccatttgCACATGTGGAGAGCGAAGTGCACCTTTCATGACctaggacacgatgaacggacaggtgtacacgaaagagtgcctccagaagcggctgcttcctcttctaaaggcccacaacgtcccaacaatcttctggccggatttggcctcatgccattACTCCAAgtacgtgctgaagtggtaggcggacaataaggtcaatttcgtgccgaaaatgttaaaCCCCCTCAAGCCCTTTGACCGAAACTCGCTGATTTTCCTTCATATGGTTaaaaagaagcctaataaacactcttcctttgaaaacggttgacaatttcgaaaattttgcgagtcatgaactattttatgaggagagaaaattacatcaaataatggattctcaaagtttttgtttgttttactaTGGAACCttgcttgctataaataaacaaagggttTCGAAAGTGTACACTCAggcgaacatattcccatcaaCATTGTAATTCtctaaatattgaaagtgtccgttttacccgactttcccctaccgAATTTATATTGCAATACCACTCTTCTAAAAGTatcgtatatttaaaaaaaaaatgacgaaggACAAACACATGTGAGAAGTGATATAATCAATCCAAAATTATTTACTTGAAACGGCAGAATAAAATATCAGTGCCACTAAATGTTCCTTTTGAAATCATCTAAAAATGTATGCAACCAACATTAATTAGACGTTATCAATCcagtttagatttaaaaaaaatcataaagaggatcaaaattaagattttgacTGGATGtagattgtaaaaattttaataagaattGAAACATATTAAATTGTGAAATGCAAAACTGAATATAGGATTCATAATTAAAACTTCCAAGTTTacttatttacatttttctaaacTTATCCTTTAACTAATAAATAAGTAACAATTTTGCTTTTTACCaaatcaaacaacaaaaaattagcaaaatttttcataaagcaCGCATATTTACATCGGTAGgtaaaaatggacaaaaaatttgtatgcaaaacaaaatatttttcaaatttttacttgaTATAAATCATTCAgtggaaaaattgattaatgaaTGGAAAATTTCTGAACCTTGTTCTAGCAAAGACCATCTCTGAGATATCTGTCTGTTTCGAACGCTCAGCAGACGAGAaagccaatcaaaataaaatgtgaCGGTGCGGAAAATCCCTTTAATTGAAAGGAAAGATACAACAAATCACAATGCTCAACTGGaacagtaatatttttttccccTTTAGTGATGAGAGTGCGTATGATAGATTAACATGATGATAAATTTATATACTCTTTATAGGCCCAACAAAATCACCACCGGGAGAGGGTCTTTTCTTTACCCTTTCACAGCATATGAAACATATTCAATAATATGTGCGGTATGTTCTGTTCATATTTAGGATgcttatggcaaaaaaaaaatgaaaaaggggAAGATAATCTGGAGCGTGGAAGTGAAAAGCCTCGGCAGTCGCGCGACTTGGAGGTTCTCTCTGTAGGTACACACACTTCCCATGTCAAAAATGCACCACCATTGTGTACATTTTACGCTCATATGATTCCATTCTATTactgattttttgttattgttgggTTCCATTGCAACGGCCTTGCCATTTCTCCATTGAACAATGTGATCTTCGGTGGAACAGATTAAGCTTTAGTTTTTGTTAAGTTTGATAATGATCAACTAGCCACGCCGCTATTCAAATAGCCAGACCAATGTATCATTATAGGATCATCTGAgtgtttttatgtttattgaaaaGAATTCAAACTTTCATTGTGGTACAATTTTTTCGCTGACTTGGTTGTTCTTCAAGGTTGGGATCACTACGGTACacattcaagcgaaacttttatttttttcaatttgattaaaaataccaaactttcatttatttcaattttactaaataactaaattttactaaataaaaatttcacacatttctGATGATCaaccaaaattcaaacaacTTTTGCCGTTCTCACAGGTCTTGAAATTGTAGTCAACCGATCGATGAGCACCcttgaaaatggttttctttcttttctttaatttgTCATCCCTTAACACAGGCCTTTATTTCAACTTGTTCGTCAATCCGGAAcgtcaaattttccttttttctgaGACAAAACTTTGTGCCGATTCAAATCCATCGATCGAGATGTTTGATCTTTGCCGAATAAATCAGGATGAGCACCGAACGGAATGCGGCACTGTTCCACTTTTCCcatcttgaaaatttgaataggtGAAAGAAAGGTGAAATTTTTGCGCAATCATCATGCACAATGCGACAAAAATACCTGGGCAGCTAGCTAGTAGGTACTTATCCTTTTGCACAGTCGAGTTGTCCCCGAGTTGATAGTTATCGATTCGTTACGGTCGAAGCAAATTTTGAGGTTACCTAGTTGGCAGTTTAGGGGTTGTGGGAGTTCTTCTATATGGGAATTCGTTTGAAGTTTGCCGATGCCGCATTAGGTCTGGATACAAGTGGGAAATTGTTGCATAGATTCATTCTATACAGACTTGTTGTCGTTTGTGTTGTAAAAACTTTAGAAATCTTCGCACTTTaagcttatttttgaataaaacaattGAAAGATGTAAGCACAATAACTGGTACAATGTAGGTACATATAATAACTGGTTGATATGAATCATTCGGCGGTccatttttattggaattttatgatgtaatttttattaatcagtcttgtttaatttttttttctttatgtaaACTCAGCTTAAATTCTCGAAAAGAGGGGTTTATAAAtgcaaaatttgttaatttaaagtTGCAAACCTTTGTTTGTACCTACAGTgaacgaaataagaatagtaccactgtgtgttttgcttgtcaaaatatgaatgattgaaaattatcaaaattttattcaacagtTTGTTTTAAACTGTTAAACGGATATATCAAgaataagtttactttttttggatgaaGCAATTCGCGTTGAggatcaaaatatgaaaaagggtgCTGAGAGgacagaaatttaaattatagcAACGAGCCCTAAGTCCACAACTGAATCCcaaataaaatcagttttataTTTGAAGTCCTACTAATTGGTCGTTTCCATCGTAGTTCCTTTAGACCAGAAAGGTCAAGTCCAATATCACCTCCCAGTTCGAAGGTCGTTGACCTCAGCACATGTTAAAGGTTCTTGACAGTTCTTGAAATTACTGGAGCACATGTtttgctcacaagaatagaCCAATGACtgactattttttttccattccaaaCATTAGGCTTTGTACAAAGTTAccgccaaattttcaatatgccTCCCAGAAAACTACGATGTTGCCAGTAtcaagtattttcaaaagtaatgtaagaattttcatctatttttatTTCCTTAACCGCATCCCTACAAGTACCACTTATGTTTTCCTACagaaatcatctttttttttgcgcctaagtgtatcaacactttttttatttatctaaaaactaaacctaactttTCACTTCATTGTATCTTGTTTCAACATACACTTGAAATCCAATTACTAAGTACTAAATAGAACCTCGTCTATCGGttgatttaaatataataaacctTCTGCAAAAATAAATCACTCAAAAGATCTTATCAATAATAACAGCTCCGagtagtttttaattttctagtgaaaaaaaaccttgacaTACAAGTTCTTTTTACTCTTTTCGTCTACCTAAATCGcatgaaatcttaaaatttattttacaaaagttatgcacttttacaaattaaattttaataaataagaaatgcttctacgaactgtttgaatagataactgcatttttaggCGTTTTCTAGTATTCCAAAGGTTCTTAAAgagattttataagaaattttcct
This sequence is a window from Uranotaenia lowii strain MFRU-FL chromosome 3, ASM2978415v1, whole genome shotgun sequence. Protein-coding genes within it:
- the LOC129753229 gene encoding uncharacterized protein LOC129753229, coding for MSALLSVPSLKKESAQGLADLADEFDRHVSLLDKLEGAENHWNSFLIERLSQCLDAATLREWETLVSAFDEYPQYHQLLEFIHRRSRIVQTLKLSQSATTQSENKLTKSRSIVSHVVSDNAPRCACCKQAHFLFQCEQFRALSPQLRFELVKKNGLCINCLKGTHQARNCSSGSCKSCSKRHHSLLHLPPFPSASGSQPAASTNRPVPVHNSAEATSSHSCQMSHLVSNFAESNLSEQNSSASPPDSSFPLSSRVDPFPTPSVVSVDNPPSTACQSAEINTQLQQSIVILSTAVIKVRDADNKYVFARALLDSGSQPSFISEALCQKLRLKRNKLNSPVSGIGQSIVNVRYGVTLAIASRFETFATQLDCLVLPKLTVSLPSHHIDTSRWKIPKHLPLADPQFNISQGVDIIIGAALFFDLLQHQQFSLGSEFPTLQKTVLGYIVCGTLKQTNAEPRELQACHICVDDSLDTQLQRFWEVENFDDGKALTPDEQHCEDHFKTTVSHDDTGRYIVRLPLKEEKVSMLGDSYTAALRRFQQMEKRFAANQDLHHSYSAFMSEYESLGHMELIRDAPRSPQFFLPHHAIQRPESTTTKTRVVFDGSCRGAAALSLNDALYTGPTVQPALFSTVVNFRLPLFAITADAEKMFRQIWVHPDDRKFQQILWRRSPTDPISTYQLKTVTYGLASSPFHAARVLNQLAIDEGSRYPLAVPVIQKGTYVDDIISGHDDHDTMIETCKQLMEMLKSAGFVLRKWASNYKTVLSGVPEEFWETSTELELDRSQAVKTLGLLWFPQEDVFKFKIPALSELDIVTKRIVVSEMSQLFDPLGLLGPVVVNAKMFVQTLWEADLSWDSELAEESALWWKKYRSDIKELSSLQIPRRVLRNTLQQYTIHCFCDASQKGYGCCVYIVSSDEQNQLHSYLLTSKSRVAPLRGQSIPRLELCAALLGSQLVHNLLTNTRITGSVTFWTDSTVVLHWINSRSNCWKVFVSNRVAEIQRLTKGSKWRHISTELNPADRISRGMLASQILHDKLWWHGPEFLSSPVEMWPEGVVSIPFKPELEVEMRPMVSLHAIEENFNIFTRFSELAKLLRVVSYCYRFRKNCKLPENERIPSSLSPEEVDITLKSLIRIAQHQEFPTEVRLHSHTKSGNAVSLASKSPLKNLNIMMDEFGLLRIDGRLKNLNAPFDTRHPILLPANHQLSLLIARSIHLQTLHGGPSLLLATIRQRFWPLRGRELARKIVRQCVICFRCNPTTTNQIMAPLPSVRLKPARAFTYSGMDYCGPFFVRPLFGKGASVKVYVALFVCLVVKAVHLEVVADLSTVACINAVKRFVASRGRVLELHCDNATAFVGADRELRRLRKEFQQQFKSKEWGEFCAGHGIIFRFIPARSPHFGGLWEAGVKSFKYHFRRIMGQKAFSMDQLLTIVAQIESVLNSRPLIPLTDTPDDLSSLTPGHFLIGEPLVSIPEPDLLHLSPSRITRLQDMQRSVQDLWRSWSRDYVSQLHQRSKWRRQTSDVQQGQLVLLKLDNYPPLQWPLGRIIQTITGSDGRVRVVVVKTASGEYKRAITEVAVLPIETSNGEGPSASTSINDVVC